Proteins encoded by one window of Scomber scombrus unplaced genomic scaffold, fScoSco1.1 SCAFFOLD_374, whole genome shotgun sequence:
- the LOC133977086 gene encoding XK-related protein 7-like — LSASASLVSLAWMIASYQKVLRDSRDDKLPMSYKAMIAQMLWHFFTIGARTVAFALFASVFQLYFGIFIVSHWCIMTFWIIQGETDFCMSKWEEIIYNMVVGIIYIFCWFNVKEGPSRFRMTVYYSVTLAENVALTAAWYTYRGQLTSDSYALVVVCLVACSFALGTFFMLVYYCWLHPDGPVLGSQWGGCVDEGAVGSGGVVGVIDACLTPSQGSQTDMVITSPPRTLPRTKDTGEPIPGERDRDRDSCLPVFQVRPSPSSSPALLHRTSSSSRAHEGPVIRIDLPRKRYPAWDAHFIDRRLRKTILLLETSSAISPRIQYRSSMMGSKEVLEYETTV, encoded by the exons GTCTCTCAGCCTCGGCCTCTCTGGTCTCTCTAGCCTGGATGATCGCCTCCTACCAGAAGGTTCTGCGGGACTCACGTGATGACAAGCTGCCGATGTCCTACAAGGCCATGATCGCCCAGATGCTGTGGCACTTCTTCACCATCGGGGCGAGGACCGTGGCCTTCGCCCTCTTCGCCTCCGTCTTCCAGCTCTACTTTGGCATATTCATCGTCAGCCACTG GTGTATCATGACTTTCTGGATCATCCAAGGTGAGACTGACTTCTGCATGTCCAAGTGGGAGGAGATTATCTACAACATGGTGGTGGGCATCATCTACATCTTCTGCTGGTTCAACGTGAAGGAGGGCCCCAGCCGCTTCCGCATGACCGTCTACTACTCCGTGACGCTGGCTGAGAACGTGGCACTGACGGCCGCCTGGTACACCTACCGCGGCCAGCTCACCTCCGACTCCTACGCCTTGGTGGTGGTGTGCCTGGTGGCCTGCAGCTTCGCCCTGGGAACCTTCTTCATGTTGGTGTACTACTGCTGGCTGCACCCGGACGGGCCCGTTCTGGGCTCACAGTGGGGTGGATGTGTGGATGAGGGTGCGGTGGGTTCAGGAGGCGTGGTGGGAGTGATTGATGCTTGTCTCACCCCATCCCAAGGGTCCCAAACGGACATGGTCATTACCAGCCCTCCTAGGACTCTCCCCAGGACTAAAGACACAGGGGAGCCCATTCCCGGGGAGCgagacagggacagggacagcTGCCTGCCTGTCTTCCAGGTGcgtccctccccttcctcctctccagccCTCCTTCACaggacctcctcctcctcccgtgCGCATGAGGGCCCTGTGATCCGGATCGACCTCCCCAGAAAGCGATATCCGGCTTGGGATGCCCACTTTATCGATCGGCGCCTGCGCAAGACCATCCTTCTTCTGGAGACCTCTTCAGCCATCAGCCCCAGGATACAGTACAGGAGTAGCATGATGGGCAGCAAAGAGGTATTAGAATATGAAACAACTGTCTAA